One Hevea brasiliensis isolate MT/VB/25A 57/8 chromosome 5, ASM3005281v1, whole genome shotgun sequence genomic region harbors:
- the LOC110632444 gene encoding casparian strip membrane protein 2-like, producing the protein MMTSESTAIDVPESSSAPKRKASLMAASGDGKGIAIFDFILRLGAIVCALAAAATMGTSDEDLPFFNQFFQFQASYDDIPTFQFFLIAMAMIAGYLVLSLPFSIVSIVRPHAAGPRIVLLIFDTVALALNISAAAAAADVVYLAHNGNATTNWFAICQQFGDFCRKVSGAVVASFASSVVFMLLVVMSGLALRRQ; encoded by the exons ATGATGACAAGCGAATCCACTGCAATTGACGTGCCAGAGTCCAGCTCTGCTCCTAAACGAAAAGCTTCTCTCATGGCAGCTTCTGGAGATGGAAAGGGGATTGCAATATTTGATTTCATTCTAAGGCTAGGTGCTATAGTGTGTGCTCTAGCTGCTGCTGCCACCATGGGAACTAGTGATGAGGACCTTCCCTTTTTCAATCAGTTCTTCCAGTTCCAAGCTAGCTACGATGATATTCCCACTTTCCA GTTTTTCCTGATTGCAATGGCAATGATTGCAGGCTACCTAGTCCTGTCCCTTCCTTTCTCTATAGTATCCATTGTTCGCCCCCATGCAGCTGGACCAAGGATCGTGCTCCTCATTTTTGACACT GTGGCTCTTGCCCTGAACATTTCCGCGGCTGCGGCTGCGGCGGATGTAGTGTACTTGGCTCATAATGGGAATGCTACCACAAACTGGTTCGCTATCTGCCAACAGTTTGGTGACTTCTGCCGGAAAGTGAGCGGGGCTGTGGTAGCATCCTTCGCTTCATCTGTAGTTTTCATGTTGTTGGTCGTGATGTCTGGTCTGGCTCTCAGAAGGCAATAA
- the LOC110632428 gene encoding probable UDP-N-acetylglucosamine--peptide N-acetylglucosaminyltransferase SPINDLY isoform X2, giving the protein MAWTEKYIGNGRTQESIEDNGFLKGSQPSPGASGSPVAIAAARKGFEGKDALSYANILRSRNKFVDALAIYESVLEKDSGNVEAHIGKGICLQMQNMGRLAFDSFAEAVRLDPQNACALMHCGILYKDEGQLVEAAESYQKALRADPLYKPAAECLAIVLTDLGTSLKISGNTQEGIQKYYEALKIDAHYAPAYYNLGVVYSEMMQYDTALNCYEKAALERPMYAEAYCNMGVIYKNRGDLESAIACYERCLAVSPNFEIAKNNMAIALTDLGTKVKLEGDINQGIAYYKKALYYNWHYADAMYNLGVAYGEMLKFDMAIVFYELAFHFNPHCAEACNNLGVIYKDRDNLDKAVDCYQMALSIKPNFSQSLNNLGVVYTVQGKMDAAASMIEKAIMANPTYAEAYNNLGVLYRDAGNITMAVNAYEQCLKIDPDSRNAGQNRLLAMNYINEGHDDKLFEAHRDWGRRFMRLYLQYTSWDNPKDPERPLVIGYVSPDYFTHSVSYFIEAPLVYHDYANYKVVIYSAVVKADAKTNRFREKVLKKGGLWRDIYGIDEKKVASMVREDNVDILVELTGHTANNKLGMMACRPAPVQVTWIGYPNTTGLPTIDYRITDSLADPPDTKQKHVEELIRLPECFLCYTPSPEAGPVSPTPALANGFITFGSFNNLAKITPKVLQVWARILCAVPNSRLVVKCKPFCSDSVRQRFLTTLEELGLESVRVDLLPLILLNHDHMQAYSLMDISLDTFPYAGTTTTCESLYMGVPCVAMAGAVHAHNVGVSLLSKVGLEHLIAKNEDEYVQLALQLASDIPALSNLRMSLRDLMSKSPVCDGPNFTLGLESAYRNMWHKYCKGDIPSLKLMEQLQEQGLSEAAPITSSEPIGSIPFSVEGPPESVKVNGFNAVSSSMGNPSSEEKGSHSQLNQDKLS; this is encoded by the exons ATGGCATGgactgagaaatatattggaaatgGGAGAACGCAGGAATCTATTGAAGATAATGGTTTCTTGAAAGGGTCACAGCCTTCACCTGGTGCAAGTGGCTCTCCTGTTGCTATAGCTGCAGCACGGAAGGGGTTTGAAGGGAAGGATGCTCTCTCTTATGCCAACATTCTTCGTTCCAGAAACAAATTTGTTGATGCTCTTGCTATTTATGAGAGTGTCTTGGAGAAAGATAGTGGAAATGTTGAAGCTCACATTGGAAAGGGCATATGCTTGCAGATGCAGAACATGGGAAGGCTTGCTTTTGATAGTTTTGCTGAAGCTGTCAGGCTGGATCCTCAGAATGCTTGTGCCCTCATGCATTGTGGTATATTGTACAAAGATGAGGGTCAACTGGTTGAGGCGGCTGAG TCGTATCAGAAGGCTCTGAGAGCAGATCCTTTATACAAACCAGCTGCAGAATGCCTAGCCATTGTCTTAACAGACCTTGGTACAAGCTTAAAAATTTCTGGCAATACACAGGAGGGAATTCAGAAGTATTATGAAGCTCTTAAAATAGATGCCCATTATGCG CCAGCATATTATAACCTTGGTGTTGTGTATTCTGAAATGATGCAATATGACACTGCCCTCAATTGCTATGAGAAGGCTGCATTGGAAAGGCCCATGTATGCTGAAGCTTATTGCAACATGGGTGTTATCTATAAAAACCGAGGTGATTTGGAATCAGCCATTGCCTGCTATGAGAG GTGTCTAGCTGTGTCACCAAACTTTGAGATTGCAAAGAATAATATGGCAATTGCTTTGACAGATTTAGGAACAAAG gtTAAATTGGAGGGAGACATCAATCAAGGCATTGCATATTACAAGAAGGCTTTGTATTACAATTGGCACTATGCTGATGCCATGTATAATCTTGGTGTCGCGTATGGTGAAATGCTGAAGTTTGATATG GCAATTGTGTTTTATGAACTTGCTTTCCACTTCAATCCTCATTGTGCTGAGGCTTGCAACAATTTAGGAGTAATATACAAAGACCGAGACAACCTTGACAAAGCCGTGGATTGCTATCAG ATGGCTTTATCAATTAAACCAAACTTCTCTCAGTCTTTGAACAACCTTGGTGTAGTCTACACAGTCCAG GGTAAAATGGATGCTGCTGCAAGCATGATTGAGAAAGCTATCATGGCAAATCCCACTTATGCTGAAGCATATAATAATCTTG GGGTCCTTTACAGAGATGCTGGAAATATAACTATGGCTGTTAATGCTTATGAGCAATGCCTTAAGATAGATCCTGATTCTCGCAATGCAGGCCAG AATCGGTTGCTTGCAATGAACTACATAAATGAGGGACATGATGATAAACTTTTTGAGGCTCACAG GGACTGGGGTAGGCGCTTTATGAGGTTGTATCTGCAGTACACTTCATGGGACAACCCAAAAGATCCAGAAAGGCCGCTTGTGATTGGATATGTATCTCCAGACTATTTTACGCATTCTGTATCTTATTTCATTGAGGCCCCTCTTGTATATCATGACTATGCAAATTACAAGGTGGTGATTTATTCAGCCGTTGTGAAG GCTGATGCAAAGACTAACAGGTTTAGGGAGAAAGTCCTTAAAAAGGGTGGGTTATGGAGGGACATATATGGGATTGATGAAAAGAAAGTGGCAAGCATGGTTAGAGAAGATAATGTTGACATATTGGTAGAACTTACTGGACATACAGCTAACAACAAGTTGGGAATGATGGCATGCCGACCAGCACCTGTTCAG GTGACTTGGATTGGCTACCCAAACACAACTGGTTTGCCTACGATTGATTATAGAATCACTGATTCACTGGCAGACCCTCCAGATACAAAGCAAAA GCATGTTGAGGAGTTGATTCGACTACCAGAATGCTTCCTTTGTTATACACCGTCCCCAGAAGCTGGGCCTGTCTCTCCAACTCCTGCACTTGCTAATGGCTTTATTACATTTGGTAGCTTTAATAATCTGGCAAAG ATAACTCCTAAGGTACTACAAGTTTGGGCTAGGATACTCTGTGCGGTACCAAACTCTCGCCTTGTGGTAAAATGCAAGCCATTTTGTAGTGATAGTGTTAGACAGAGATTTCTTACAACTTTGGAGGAGCTGGGATTAGAATCAGTGCGTGTTGATCTTTTACCTCTAATTCTTCTTAACCATGATCATATGCAAGCATATTCTCTCATGGACATTAG tTTGGATACTTTTCCATATGCTGGAACAACAACAACATGTGAATCTCTCTACATGGGAGTTCCATGCGTTGCTATGGCTGGTGCAGTACATGCTCACAATGTTGGTGTGAGTCTTCTCAGCAAAGTTG GGCTGGAACATCTGATTGCTAAAAATGAAGATGAATACGTCCAGTTGGCTTTGCAGCTTGCCTCAGACATACCAGCTCTCTCAAACTTGAGAATGAGTCTCAGGGATCTTATGTCAAAGTCTCCTGTCTGTGATGGACCAAACTTCACTCTTGGCTTAGAGTCTGCCTATCGAAACATGTGGCATAAATATTGTAAGGGTGACATTCCATCTTTAAAGCTGATGGAACAGCTTCAAGAGCAGGGGCTTTCTGAAGCAGCACCTATCACAAGCTCTGAACCAATAGGAAGTATCCCATTCTCAGTAGAAGGCCCTCCTGAATCTGTCAAGGTAAATGGATTTAATGCAGTCTCATCATCAATGGGGAATCCCTCTTCCGAGGAAAAAGGGAGTCACAGTCAGTTGAATCAAGATAAGCTGAGCTGA
- the LOC110632428 gene encoding probable UDP-N-acetylglucosamine--peptide N-acetylglucosaminyltransferase SPINDLY isoform X3 has product MLLDDAKMAWTEKYIGNGRTQESIEDNGFLKGSQPSPGASGSPVAIAAARKGFEGKDALSYANILRSRNKFVDALAIYESVLEKDSGNVEAHIGKGICLQMQNMGRLAFDSFAEAVRLDPQNACALMHCGILYKDEGQLVEAAESYQKALRADPLYKPAAECLAIVLTDLGTSLKISGNTQEGIQKYYEALKIDAHYAAALERPMYAEAYCNMGVIYKNRGDLESAIACYERCLAVSPNFEIAKNNMAIALTDLGTKVKLEGDINQGIAYYKKALYYNWHYADAMYNLGVAYGEMLKFDMAIVFYELAFHFNPHCAEACNNLGVIYKDRDNLDKAVDCYQMALSIKPNFSQSLNNLGVVYTVQGKMDAAASMIEKAIMANPTYAEAYNNLGVLYRDAGNITMAVNAYEQCLKIDPDSRNAGQNRLLAMNYINEGHDDKLFEAHRDWGRRFMRLYLQYTSWDNPKDPERPLVIGYVSPDYFTHSVSYFIEAPLVYHDYANYKVVIYSAVVKADAKTNRFREKVLKKGGLWRDIYGIDEKKVASMVREDNVDILVELTGHTANNKLGMMACRPAPVQVTWIGYPNTTGLPTIDYRITDSLADPPDTKQKHVEELIRLPECFLCYTPSPEAGPVSPTPALANGFITFGSFNNLAKITPKVLQVWARILCAVPNSRLVVKCKPFCSDSVRQRFLTTLEELGLESVRVDLLPLILLNHDHMQAYSLMDISLDTFPYAGTTTTCESLYMGVPCVAMAGAVHAHNVGVSLLSKVGLEHLIAKNEDEYVQLALQLASDIPALSNLRMSLRDLMSKSPVCDGPNFTLGLESAYRNMWHKYCKGDIPSLKLMEQLQEQGLSEAAPITSSEPIGSIPFSVEGPPESVKVNGFNAVSSSMGNPSSEEKGSHSQLNQDKLS; this is encoded by the exons ATGCTGTTAGATGATGCAAAG ATGGCATGgactgagaaatatattggaaatgGGAGAACGCAGGAATCTATTGAAGATAATGGTTTCTTGAAAGGGTCACAGCCTTCACCTGGTGCAAGTGGCTCTCCTGTTGCTATAGCTGCAGCACGGAAGGGGTTTGAAGGGAAGGATGCTCTCTCTTATGCCAACATTCTTCGTTCCAGAAACAAATTTGTTGATGCTCTTGCTATTTATGAGAGTGTCTTGGAGAAAGATAGTGGAAATGTTGAAGCTCACATTGGAAAGGGCATATGCTTGCAGATGCAGAACATGGGAAGGCTTGCTTTTGATAGTTTTGCTGAAGCTGTCAGGCTGGATCCTCAGAATGCTTGTGCCCTCATGCATTGTGGTATATTGTACAAAGATGAGGGTCAACTGGTTGAGGCGGCTGAG TCGTATCAGAAGGCTCTGAGAGCAGATCCTTTATACAAACCAGCTGCAGAATGCCTAGCCATTGTCTTAACAGACCTTGGTACAAGCTTAAAAATTTCTGGCAATACACAGGAGGGAATTCAGAAGTATTATGAAGCTCTTAAAATAGATGCCCATTATGCG GCTGCATTGGAAAGGCCCATGTATGCTGAAGCTTATTGCAACATGGGTGTTATCTATAAAAACCGAGGTGATTTGGAATCAGCCATTGCCTGCTATGAGAG GTGTCTAGCTGTGTCACCAAACTTTGAGATTGCAAAGAATAATATGGCAATTGCTTTGACAGATTTAGGAACAAAG gtTAAATTGGAGGGAGACATCAATCAAGGCATTGCATATTACAAGAAGGCTTTGTATTACAATTGGCACTATGCTGATGCCATGTATAATCTTGGTGTCGCGTATGGTGAAATGCTGAAGTTTGATATG GCAATTGTGTTTTATGAACTTGCTTTCCACTTCAATCCTCATTGTGCTGAGGCTTGCAACAATTTAGGAGTAATATACAAAGACCGAGACAACCTTGACAAAGCCGTGGATTGCTATCAG ATGGCTTTATCAATTAAACCAAACTTCTCTCAGTCTTTGAACAACCTTGGTGTAGTCTACACAGTCCAG GGTAAAATGGATGCTGCTGCAAGCATGATTGAGAAAGCTATCATGGCAAATCCCACTTATGCTGAAGCATATAATAATCTTG GGGTCCTTTACAGAGATGCTGGAAATATAACTATGGCTGTTAATGCTTATGAGCAATGCCTTAAGATAGATCCTGATTCTCGCAATGCAGGCCAG AATCGGTTGCTTGCAATGAACTACATAAATGAGGGACATGATGATAAACTTTTTGAGGCTCACAG GGACTGGGGTAGGCGCTTTATGAGGTTGTATCTGCAGTACACTTCATGGGACAACCCAAAAGATCCAGAAAGGCCGCTTGTGATTGGATATGTATCTCCAGACTATTTTACGCATTCTGTATCTTATTTCATTGAGGCCCCTCTTGTATATCATGACTATGCAAATTACAAGGTGGTGATTTATTCAGCCGTTGTGAAG GCTGATGCAAAGACTAACAGGTTTAGGGAGAAAGTCCTTAAAAAGGGTGGGTTATGGAGGGACATATATGGGATTGATGAAAAGAAAGTGGCAAGCATGGTTAGAGAAGATAATGTTGACATATTGGTAGAACTTACTGGACATACAGCTAACAACAAGTTGGGAATGATGGCATGCCGACCAGCACCTGTTCAG GTGACTTGGATTGGCTACCCAAACACAACTGGTTTGCCTACGATTGATTATAGAATCACTGATTCACTGGCAGACCCTCCAGATACAAAGCAAAA GCATGTTGAGGAGTTGATTCGACTACCAGAATGCTTCCTTTGTTATACACCGTCCCCAGAAGCTGGGCCTGTCTCTCCAACTCCTGCACTTGCTAATGGCTTTATTACATTTGGTAGCTTTAATAATCTGGCAAAG ATAACTCCTAAGGTACTACAAGTTTGGGCTAGGATACTCTGTGCGGTACCAAACTCTCGCCTTGTGGTAAAATGCAAGCCATTTTGTAGTGATAGTGTTAGACAGAGATTTCTTACAACTTTGGAGGAGCTGGGATTAGAATCAGTGCGTGTTGATCTTTTACCTCTAATTCTTCTTAACCATGATCATATGCAAGCATATTCTCTCATGGACATTAG tTTGGATACTTTTCCATATGCTGGAACAACAACAACATGTGAATCTCTCTACATGGGAGTTCCATGCGTTGCTATGGCTGGTGCAGTACATGCTCACAATGTTGGTGTGAGTCTTCTCAGCAAAGTTG GGCTGGAACATCTGATTGCTAAAAATGAAGATGAATACGTCCAGTTGGCTTTGCAGCTTGCCTCAGACATACCAGCTCTCTCAAACTTGAGAATGAGTCTCAGGGATCTTATGTCAAAGTCTCCTGTCTGTGATGGACCAAACTTCACTCTTGGCTTAGAGTCTGCCTATCGAAACATGTGGCATAAATATTGTAAGGGTGACATTCCATCTTTAAAGCTGATGGAACAGCTTCAAGAGCAGGGGCTTTCTGAAGCAGCACCTATCACAAGCTCTGAACCAATAGGAAGTATCCCATTCTCAGTAGAAGGCCCTCCTGAATCTGTCAAGGTAAATGGATTTAATGCAGTCTCATCATCAATGGGGAATCCCTCTTCCGAGGAAAAAGGGAGTCACAGTCAGTTGAATCAAGATAAGCTGAGCTGA
- the LOC110632428 gene encoding probable UDP-N-acetylglucosamine--peptide N-acetylglucosaminyltransferase SPINDLY isoform X1 — translation MLLDDAKMAWTEKYIGNGRTQESIEDNGFLKGSQPSPGASGSPVAIAAARKGFEGKDALSYANILRSRNKFVDALAIYESVLEKDSGNVEAHIGKGICLQMQNMGRLAFDSFAEAVRLDPQNACALMHCGILYKDEGQLVEAAESYQKALRADPLYKPAAECLAIVLTDLGTSLKISGNTQEGIQKYYEALKIDAHYAPAYYNLGVVYSEMMQYDTALNCYEKAALERPMYAEAYCNMGVIYKNRGDLESAIACYERCLAVSPNFEIAKNNMAIALTDLGTKVKLEGDINQGIAYYKKALYYNWHYADAMYNLGVAYGEMLKFDMAIVFYELAFHFNPHCAEACNNLGVIYKDRDNLDKAVDCYQMALSIKPNFSQSLNNLGVVYTVQGKMDAAASMIEKAIMANPTYAEAYNNLGVLYRDAGNITMAVNAYEQCLKIDPDSRNAGQNRLLAMNYINEGHDDKLFEAHRDWGRRFMRLYLQYTSWDNPKDPERPLVIGYVSPDYFTHSVSYFIEAPLVYHDYANYKVVIYSAVVKADAKTNRFREKVLKKGGLWRDIYGIDEKKVASMVREDNVDILVELTGHTANNKLGMMACRPAPVQVTWIGYPNTTGLPTIDYRITDSLADPPDTKQKHVEELIRLPECFLCYTPSPEAGPVSPTPALANGFITFGSFNNLAKITPKVLQVWARILCAVPNSRLVVKCKPFCSDSVRQRFLTTLEELGLESVRVDLLPLILLNHDHMQAYSLMDISLDTFPYAGTTTTCESLYMGVPCVAMAGAVHAHNVGVSLLSKVGLEHLIAKNEDEYVQLALQLASDIPALSNLRMSLRDLMSKSPVCDGPNFTLGLESAYRNMWHKYCKGDIPSLKLMEQLQEQGLSEAAPITSSEPIGSIPFSVEGPPESVKVNGFNAVSSSMGNPSSEEKGSHSQLNQDKLS, via the exons ATGCTGTTAGATGATGCAAAG ATGGCATGgactgagaaatatattggaaatgGGAGAACGCAGGAATCTATTGAAGATAATGGTTTCTTGAAAGGGTCACAGCCTTCACCTGGTGCAAGTGGCTCTCCTGTTGCTATAGCTGCAGCACGGAAGGGGTTTGAAGGGAAGGATGCTCTCTCTTATGCCAACATTCTTCGTTCCAGAAACAAATTTGTTGATGCTCTTGCTATTTATGAGAGTGTCTTGGAGAAAGATAGTGGAAATGTTGAAGCTCACATTGGAAAGGGCATATGCTTGCAGATGCAGAACATGGGAAGGCTTGCTTTTGATAGTTTTGCTGAAGCTGTCAGGCTGGATCCTCAGAATGCTTGTGCCCTCATGCATTGTGGTATATTGTACAAAGATGAGGGTCAACTGGTTGAGGCGGCTGAG TCGTATCAGAAGGCTCTGAGAGCAGATCCTTTATACAAACCAGCTGCAGAATGCCTAGCCATTGTCTTAACAGACCTTGGTACAAGCTTAAAAATTTCTGGCAATACACAGGAGGGAATTCAGAAGTATTATGAAGCTCTTAAAATAGATGCCCATTATGCG CCAGCATATTATAACCTTGGTGTTGTGTATTCTGAAATGATGCAATATGACACTGCCCTCAATTGCTATGAGAAGGCTGCATTGGAAAGGCCCATGTATGCTGAAGCTTATTGCAACATGGGTGTTATCTATAAAAACCGAGGTGATTTGGAATCAGCCATTGCCTGCTATGAGAG GTGTCTAGCTGTGTCACCAAACTTTGAGATTGCAAAGAATAATATGGCAATTGCTTTGACAGATTTAGGAACAAAG gtTAAATTGGAGGGAGACATCAATCAAGGCATTGCATATTACAAGAAGGCTTTGTATTACAATTGGCACTATGCTGATGCCATGTATAATCTTGGTGTCGCGTATGGTGAAATGCTGAAGTTTGATATG GCAATTGTGTTTTATGAACTTGCTTTCCACTTCAATCCTCATTGTGCTGAGGCTTGCAACAATTTAGGAGTAATATACAAAGACCGAGACAACCTTGACAAAGCCGTGGATTGCTATCAG ATGGCTTTATCAATTAAACCAAACTTCTCTCAGTCTTTGAACAACCTTGGTGTAGTCTACACAGTCCAG GGTAAAATGGATGCTGCTGCAAGCATGATTGAGAAAGCTATCATGGCAAATCCCACTTATGCTGAAGCATATAATAATCTTG GGGTCCTTTACAGAGATGCTGGAAATATAACTATGGCTGTTAATGCTTATGAGCAATGCCTTAAGATAGATCCTGATTCTCGCAATGCAGGCCAG AATCGGTTGCTTGCAATGAACTACATAAATGAGGGACATGATGATAAACTTTTTGAGGCTCACAG GGACTGGGGTAGGCGCTTTATGAGGTTGTATCTGCAGTACACTTCATGGGACAACCCAAAAGATCCAGAAAGGCCGCTTGTGATTGGATATGTATCTCCAGACTATTTTACGCATTCTGTATCTTATTTCATTGAGGCCCCTCTTGTATATCATGACTATGCAAATTACAAGGTGGTGATTTATTCAGCCGTTGTGAAG GCTGATGCAAAGACTAACAGGTTTAGGGAGAAAGTCCTTAAAAAGGGTGGGTTATGGAGGGACATATATGGGATTGATGAAAAGAAAGTGGCAAGCATGGTTAGAGAAGATAATGTTGACATATTGGTAGAACTTACTGGACATACAGCTAACAACAAGTTGGGAATGATGGCATGCCGACCAGCACCTGTTCAG GTGACTTGGATTGGCTACCCAAACACAACTGGTTTGCCTACGATTGATTATAGAATCACTGATTCACTGGCAGACCCTCCAGATACAAAGCAAAA GCATGTTGAGGAGTTGATTCGACTACCAGAATGCTTCCTTTGTTATACACCGTCCCCAGAAGCTGGGCCTGTCTCTCCAACTCCTGCACTTGCTAATGGCTTTATTACATTTGGTAGCTTTAATAATCTGGCAAAG ATAACTCCTAAGGTACTACAAGTTTGGGCTAGGATACTCTGTGCGGTACCAAACTCTCGCCTTGTGGTAAAATGCAAGCCATTTTGTAGTGATAGTGTTAGACAGAGATTTCTTACAACTTTGGAGGAGCTGGGATTAGAATCAGTGCGTGTTGATCTTTTACCTCTAATTCTTCTTAACCATGATCATATGCAAGCATATTCTCTCATGGACATTAG tTTGGATACTTTTCCATATGCTGGAACAACAACAACATGTGAATCTCTCTACATGGGAGTTCCATGCGTTGCTATGGCTGGTGCAGTACATGCTCACAATGTTGGTGTGAGTCTTCTCAGCAAAGTTG GGCTGGAACATCTGATTGCTAAAAATGAAGATGAATACGTCCAGTTGGCTTTGCAGCTTGCCTCAGACATACCAGCTCTCTCAAACTTGAGAATGAGTCTCAGGGATCTTATGTCAAAGTCTCCTGTCTGTGATGGACCAAACTTCACTCTTGGCTTAGAGTCTGCCTATCGAAACATGTGGCATAAATATTGTAAGGGTGACATTCCATCTTTAAAGCTGATGGAACAGCTTCAAGAGCAGGGGCTTTCTGAAGCAGCACCTATCACAAGCTCTGAACCAATAGGAAGTATCCCATTCTCAGTAGAAGGCCCTCCTGAATCTGTCAAGGTAAATGGATTTAATGCAGTCTCATCATCAATGGGGAATCCCTCTTCCGAGGAAAAAGGGAGTCACAGTCAGTTGAATCAAGATAAGCTGAGCTGA